A region from the Funiculus sociatus GB2-C1 genome encodes:
- a CDS encoding CHAT domain-containing protein: MRKLVVLKLDGDLEQGVRVTLEIGAEGERPSIEVTGQLPRATDLVKAIDQWQSAYCSFGNSFRIKAKKIVYGGSINQWREGCYNCAIELRKRLNNWLVSESFRPIREKWLQQLSPSDEVRVLIRTSSVQLRKLPWHLWDLIEDYRLAEVAFSAPESEQPASLKTPTYRDKVRILAILGNSAGINVQTDRQLLENLPDAATTFLVEPQRQNISNSLWNQPWDILFFAGHSNSEGDTGRIYINQTDSLTIKELSYALRNAVANGLQVAIFNSCDGLGLALELEQLHIGQIIVMREPVPDEVAQAFLTDFLAALASGKSFYLAEREAREKLHGLEDNFPCASWLPVIFQNPAAVPPSWQDLGRRSSRPIEGGQTLPRPQQPLLYRAIFKYSIILLVGVWIGKIVFDEFVPPKSCDLPATDVSDIDFSSDGKYLATASLDNTVRVLEVKGNSFKEVACQSHEDGVVAVKFSPDQRKIATASLDSTAGLMEITPNGSISSFKTLQHTNPFPVVALNFSTDGKYLATASADGRVHLWDTNSRNEIAVLRHKTYVRAVSFSRDGKYLATASLNNKAQVWEWQAHKYDQKAISLPSEDVVDVTFSPTNNNYLTTASADGTTQVWDMTSSSPKAIAHLNLNTYIINVSFSPDGKYVATTSSDNKAQVWNWQTHNSNDQKAISLPQDNVVAVAFSPTNGKYIAVASTDGTVEVWTTNGRSVKTFPNKGDPDKNSLVGIVFSPTDDNYLATASADGTVEIRNNNSPNN; the protein is encoded by the coding sequence ATGAGAAAGTTAGTTGTCTTGAAGCTAGATGGTGATTTGGAACAAGGAGTTCGGGTCACGCTGGAGATTGGGGCAGAGGGGGAGCGGCCTTCAATAGAAGTTACTGGGCAATTGCCAAGAGCAACCGATTTGGTTAAAGCAATTGACCAGTGGCAGTCAGCCTATTGTAGTTTTGGCAATTCGTTCCGAATCAAAGCCAAAAAAATTGTTTATGGGGGTTCCATTAACCAGTGGCGTGAGGGGTGCTATAACTGTGCTATTGAGCTGCGAAAGCGCTTGAATAACTGGCTTGTTTCAGAGTCTTTCCGGCCGATTCGGGAGAAATGGCTCCAACAATTATCGCCCTCTGACGAAGTACGGGTACTGATTCGCACCTCTAGTGTGCAATTGCGGAAACTTCCCTGGCATCTGTGGGATTTGATTGAGGATTACCGACTAGCGGAAGTGGCATTCAGTGCCCCAGAATCTGAACAACCAGCTTCATTGAAAACGCCCACTTACCGAGATAAAGTGAGAATCTTGGCGATTCTGGGCAATAGTGCGGGTATAAATGTCCAGACAGACCGACAGTTACTAGAAAATTTACCTGATGCCGCAACGACCTTTCTGGTAGAGCCTCAACGCCAGAATATCAGCAATTCGCTATGGAACCAACCTTGGGATATCCTCTTTTTTGCGGGTCATAGCAATAGTGAAGGTGACACGGGTCGCATTTATATCAATCAGACGGATAGCTTAACGATTAAAGAACTCAGTTATGCCCTGAGAAATGCCGTTGCTAACGGGTTGCAGGTGGCGATTTTCAACTCTTGTGATGGGTTGGGATTGGCGCTGGAGCTAGAACAGTTGCATATTGGGCAAATAATTGTCATGCGCGAGCCGGTGCCCGATGAAGTGGCACAGGCATTTTTAACTGATTTTCTGGCGGCTTTGGCTTCTGGCAAGTCTTTCTATTTGGCAGAGCGGGAAGCACGAGAAAAGCTGCATGGTTTAGAGGATAACTTTCCCTGTGCCAGTTGGTTGCCGGTGATTTTTCAGAATCCCGCTGCGGTGCCGCCTTCTTGGCAAGATTTGGGTCGTCGTTCATCTAGACCAATTGAGGGAGGGCAAACGCTTCCACGGCCTCAACAGCCTCTTCTCTATCGTGCGATCTTTAAATATTCCATAATCTTATTGGTAGGTGTGTGGATAGGGAAGATCGTCTTTGACGAATTCGTTCCCCCGAAATCCTGCGATTTGCCTGCTACCGATGTCAGTGACATCGATTTCAGCTCGGATGGGAAATATTTAGCTACAGCAAGTTTGGACAACACAGTACGAGTGTTGGAAGTCAAGGGAAATAGCTTTAAGGAAGTTGCTTGCCAATCACACGAAGATGGCGTAGTAGCTGTTAAATTCAGTCCAGATCAGAGGAAAATAGCCACTGCTAGTTTGGATTCTACCGCAGGCTTGATGGAGATCACCCCAAACGGTAGCATCAGCAGCTTCAAAACTCTACAGCATACAAATCCCTTTCCTGTAGTAGCACTTAACTTCAGCACGGATGGAAAATATCTAGCTACTGCCAGCGCTGATGGTAGGGTACACCTATGGGACACGAACAGCCGCAACGAAATCGCGGTTCTAAGACACAAGACTTACGTAAGAGCTGTCAGCTTTAGTCGAGATGGAAAGTATTTAGCCACAGCCAGTTTGAACAATAAAGCACAAGTGTGGGAGTGGCAAGCACACAAATATGACCAAAAAGCAATATCTCTACCATCAGAAGATGTAGTTGATGTTACCTTCAGTCCGACAAATAATAATTATCTAACTACAGCTAGTGCTGACGGCACTACACAAGTATGGGACATGACCAGCAGCAGCCCCAAGGCGATCGCGCACTTAAATCTCAACACTTACATCATCAATGTCAGCTTCAGCCCAGATGGGAAATATGTAGCGACGACCAGTTCGGACAACAAAGCACAGGTGTGGAATTGGCAAACACATAATAGCAACGACCAAAAAGCTATATCCTTGCCACAAGATAACGTAGTGGCAGTTGCCTTCAGTCCTACGAATGGGAAATACATCGCCGTAGCTAGTACTGATGGCACTGTA